The Phaeodactylum tricornutum CCAP 1055/1 chromosome 8, whole genome shotgun sequence DNA segment GTCGATCCGAAAGTGTGGGGGGTCCGGCGAGGAGCAAGTCACGAATGTCGTCCATGGCTTGGAGGAGGGCATCGCCGTATTCACGCGTGCGCAAGAACGGCTTCATGCCGGCAACGACGTGATCGAGTCTCCACCAGGGCAAGATACTGGATATTTCCGTTCCGGTACTAATAAAACAAACGCGATCTTGAATAGAAAGAAAGAGCAATATACCATGATCCCCATGGTCACCTTTCTTCCACCAGGCATCGTGAAGATTGTGTGCAAAGATCTGAGCCGCGTCGTTCACCatgtcgtcttcgtcctcgtaGGCGTAGTAGGATCCTTCTCGCAAAACTGCGGGCAAATTCATCTTGCGCACCGTAGCTACAGCGAGTTCAACGGCTGGGATTCGAATATTGGATTGGGAGAAAGCATCCATATCATCCGTCAGAGCCCGCTTACTACGGTGACGTTGCTGGAACGCTGCCCAAGAGATGGACGACAAATCCCGTTCTTGTACATACGGCGTACTCGACAAGCGCCGGTTGAAAGGACCTACGGTGACATCCCAGGGTCGATCGTTGTCCGTGTCGCCGTCGTGGGGTCCGAAGATGTTAGAAAAATTCATCAACTTCTGCGCGATTTCCTCCAAATATTCTCCGCCCATGACCCAGTCGGGATCGCACACTCGCAAGTCGTTGACGGTTAAATTAGGCTTGTTCTGTAAATAGGCAATTCCACAGCGAATGGGGTTGTTGATAGGATTGGGGTACATGTCCGGCGTCCAACCGTACACGGTGGGGTTGCTGTTGTGGGGTTGGTTGTCCGCGTCCCGGCTATCCGTGTCGGGTTCCGGATCGAAAGTGTCGTCGGAGTGGTCCGTGAGAAACACGTGCTGGGTCGTTGTTGATATAGATGTCGATACCGGAGGAAACTGTTGGTGTAAAGTAGGATCTTCCGAATGAATGAAACCTTTCTGCGTCAGAGACGGCTGAAAGTAACTCGACCAAGAATTCCGATGTTCTAATGGTCGTTTCTCGGTGGCTTTGGGGTTGCGATCGTGAACGTCTTCCAGCACAGATACTTCCCGAAACGCAGTGACCACGGGCCGAGAAGGGATCCGGGAATTCTCGTGGAGATTCCAAAAGAAACAGCCCCAAACGGCGGCCAAGACGGCACACGAACCCCCGCACAACCAGAAGTGTATCGAACGCCCCGCACGACGCCTCCGCGCGCGTCGCATGGAATCTTGTAGTGAATGGGCACGTAAATAGGGGCGCTCTACCACGGAATGGGTCGATCCTTCTATTGGGGATGATATAGTGGGTATTGTGGAAGGTTCTGACGGAAAGGGTGGTACAGAAAACGATACGAACCCATGTTCGGGTCGATTGTTCGTAGAGGTTTGATGCATGACGACGTTCAGGAACAGTGACCTCGATTCCTCATGCAGCAGATTGTTAAAGGAACAACGGGGATGAGTAAACTGTAATAAAATGCGAACGACGGTGCTTTAATGGAATGAAAGGATGAGAAGAGAACCGTCGTGGACAACGGTATAATGTGAACAGAAGTCTCCCTCATTTTCTGTCCGTCTCCTCGAGAATGGGGAGACAGACGACACACTAACATCTGGAATTTACCCGTTCGCTCATGGTAGCGACTGTACCAGTGACACAGCTTGCCCAATACGTCCCCTACCCCTGCCTGTCTAGCATGGGCCCTTTCCTCGTGTTCCGATCGCCGACTCCTGGTCTCGGTTCCGCGCGAGTACCGGATTCGTCCCAAGGAATGTCGTCGCGTCGTTCTTTGCCATGAAAGACTAATCATTCGTCTAACCGTTGTCCCCTCAAGCGGCAAATTTGGATTGGTAATCCTTCCGGTGTGGTGACAGGGAGCCTACCATACATACCGCGTTGTCACCATGGGGACCTCGTCGTTGCCGCTCGGAATCCCGCGACTGCGTTTCCACCGTTGATTTAACGTCTATCTCCTTGGCCGTGCTGGATGCTGTCTTTTCTACTACATTCCGCAAGTGTGTCGTCGGCGGCGGCTGCGGGGTTCGTTTGCTCTCCGACTCTTTCGCTGCACCAATCCAGCTCCCATCCGACGCGCAGTCTCGAATGGTCGTCGACCGAAACATCTCTAAAAAGTACGCCAGCAGACGAAAATGAAGACATTCAGGGCATTTCTGACCTCAAGTCATCGTTGAGTGGTATGTTTCGCGTGAATTCGAGAACGCCCACGCCGGTGTACGGGGGGGATCCCTCCATGGGACTATCCCCGTCGGACCTGGAAGCCTATTTTGCCCAACGCCAGATCGAGATCGATGCAACTGCGACCAGCATCAGCAATAGCAGTCATTCGCCAcacatttccaaaaattctACATCATCCGATGATATCGAAGGTGTTTATTTGGAGCCCGACGTGTACGTGCAATCCCAAAAGTGGATGCAACCGGACGGAGCCCTCCGGggcgtcgtcgacgatcGCACCTGGCAGTCGGTCGATCGGCGGTACAAACAAGTCGCACGTACACTAGTACAGCAAGCTCCCTATTCTCCGGATACAACTTGGAATAGTGGTAACGCCGATGGTAACGATAACATTAGCTTGGATGATCTATGGGCGGCGGTACAAAACCAAAATACGGTCGACGCCTCCAGCACCCTTTCCGAGGATATACATCGGAAAGTGTTCGAAGCAGAGCAAGG contains these protein-coding regions:
- a CDS encoding predicted protein, which encodes MVATVPVTQLAQYVPYPCLSSMGPFLVFRSPTPGLGSARVPDSSQGIVSSAAAAGFVCSPTLSLHQSSSHPTRSLEWSSTETSLKSTPADENEDIQGISDLKSSLSGMFRVNSRTPTPVYGGDPSMGLSPSDLEAYFAQRQIEIDATATSISNSSHSPHISKNSTSSDDIEGVYLEPDVYVQSQKWMQPDGALRGVVDDRTWQSVDRRYKQVARTLVQQAPYSPDTTWNSGNADGNDNISLDDLWAAVQNQNTVDASSTLSEDIHRKVFEAEQGFLDQSETFRQALVDSSKASEAAALRHGAKFQERQKEAIDRLNVQIADFEAELKVTTPAHPSSLDFTAQPRCRKCFCRLGEEEVRSATTSNGFCQVCHADDIVERSRQETAQASADQKRLATQKRREEKGRKMPSSHRGYDKQTSDLREDGVSRPFPQTTLGRSAPNSHAQPTRTKWPRRDSLPGYNAHERRGLPPGTRSLSSATPIPKSPSPVASTLAEKKPKKIESERSESMVETQAQSSIHSWAEVADEDTDENS